A single region of the Solwaraspora sp. WMMD791 genome encodes:
- the fahA gene encoding fumarylacetoacetase → MTTCWVPGADGSPYGVQTLPYGAFRHSGGAGSPGGGSPGGGSPGGGSPGGGSPGGEQRLGVRIGDFVLDLRGAEDADLILAGGALCQPTLDAFLALGRAQWTTVRRRIVELLTESEHRAAVEPLLVPLAQVDLVMPFTVGDYVDFYSSEQHASNVGQIFRPGQPLLTPNWRHLPIGYHGRAGTVVVSGTPIVRPCGQRRSSAGPVFGPSGRLDIEAEVGFVVGVPTRLGDRVPTERFADHVFGVTLVNDWSARDIQAWEYQPLGPFLGKSFATSVSPWIVPLEALEHAWVPAPPQDPPVLPYLAESSRRGLDLSIVVEWNGTKVSEPPFAGMYWTPAQQLAHLTVNGAALRTGDLYASGTVSGDRRDQVGSFLELTWGGTEPVTLDDGSLRTFLDDGDTVTITATAPGPAGTTIGLGEVTGTVLPAS, encoded by the coding sequence GTGACGACCTGCTGGGTGCCGGGTGCCGACGGTTCACCGTACGGGGTGCAGACCCTGCCGTACGGTGCTTTCCGCCACAGCGGCGGGGCCGGCTCGCCTGGCGGCGGCTCGCCTGGCGGCGGCTCGCCTGGCGGCGGCTCGCCTGGCGGCGGCTCGCCTGGCGGCGAGCAGCGGCTCGGCGTACGGATCGGGGATTTCGTGCTCGACCTGCGCGGCGCGGAGGATGCCGACCTGATCCTCGCTGGCGGCGCCCTGTGCCAGCCGACCCTCGACGCCTTCCTGGCCCTCGGCCGGGCACAGTGGACCACCGTCCGGCGGCGGATCGTCGAGCTGCTCACCGAGTCGGAGCACCGGGCGGCGGTCGAGCCGCTGCTGGTCCCGTTGGCGCAGGTCGACCTGGTCATGCCGTTCACCGTCGGTGACTACGTCGACTTCTACTCCTCCGAGCAGCACGCCAGCAACGTCGGGCAGATCTTCCGCCCCGGCCAGCCGCTGCTCACTCCGAACTGGCGGCACCTGCCGATCGGCTACCACGGGCGGGCCGGCACGGTCGTCGTCTCCGGTACGCCGATCGTGCGCCCCTGCGGGCAGCGGCGCAGCTCCGCCGGCCCGGTCTTCGGCCCGTCGGGCCGGCTCGACATCGAAGCCGAGGTCGGTTTCGTCGTCGGGGTGCCGACCCGGCTCGGCGACCGGGTGCCGACGGAGCGGTTCGCCGACCACGTCTTCGGCGTCACCCTGGTCAACGACTGGTCGGCCCGCGACATCCAGGCCTGGGAGTACCAGCCGCTGGGTCCGTTCCTCGGCAAGTCGTTCGCCACCTCGGTCAGCCCGTGGATCGTGCCGCTGGAGGCACTGGAGCACGCCTGGGTGCCGGCCCCGCCGCAGGATCCACCGGTGTTGCCGTATCTCGCTGAATCGTCGCGGCGCGGCCTGGACCTGTCGATCGTCGTCGAGTGGAACGGCACCAAGGTCAGCGAGCCGCCGTTCGCCGGCATGTACTGGACGCCGGCGCAGCAGTTGGCGCACCTGACCGTCAACGGCGCGGCGCTGCGCACCGGCGACCTCTACGCCTCCGGCACCGTCTCCGGGGACCGGCGCGACCAGGTCGGCTCGTTCCTGGAGCTGACCTGGGGCGGCACCGAGCCGGTCACCCTCGACGACGGCTCGCTGCGCACCTTCCTCGACGACGGCGACACGGTGACCATCACCGCCACCGCTCCCGGCCCGGCCGGCACGACCATCGGCCTGGGCGAGGTCACCGGCACCGTCCTGCCCGCCTCCTGA
- a CDS encoding type II toxin-antitoxin system PemK/MazF family toxin, with the protein MRGDVYRLRAPRDAIGHEQQGRRYAVVVQSDELHLSTTVVAPTSTSAHPYVFRPEVTVRGESTRLMLDQLRAVDTEKAIGERVGRLSPAEMVEVNRLLRAVLDIL; encoded by the coding sequence GTGCGTGGTGACGTCTACCGGCTCCGCGCTCCCCGTGACGCGATAGGTCACGAACAACAAGGCCGCCGGTACGCCGTGGTGGTGCAGTCCGACGAGCTGCACCTGTCGACGACGGTAGTTGCTCCGACCTCCACGTCGGCACACCCGTATGTGTTCCGTCCTGAGGTGACTGTGCGTGGTGAGTCGACCCGGCTCATGCTGGACCAACTGCGTGCCGTCGACACCGAGAAAGCCATTGGCGAGCGTGTCGGACGACTGAGCCCCGCCGAGATGGTGGAGGTCAATCGCCTGCTACGAGCCGTACTCGACATTCTCTGA
- a CDS encoding helix-turn-helix transcriptional regulator, translated as MSSALLNSSVPRRQLGRELRRLRERLARVPQTTAARELDWSATKLLRMERGEVPIRAEDVVLLCELYGADLPTIEALTALAPKTKEKGWWHDYASIPSWFELFIGLEEAASHLREYHTGVISGTLQTREYATAVFARSPLRLSPEIIEQRVAVRLQRARLLTRMEPILPRFDIVMDEAVTRRPVGSGAIMAAQLRRLAEASELPNVSIRLIPFSAGIHGGTFTGGFVMLDFPAELEPTTVYVEGLTGALYLDRPDEAERYTMAFDDLTAAALGQAATRDLLARTAKEYES; from the coding sequence ATGTCCTCGGCCCTGTTGAACTCGTCGGTCCCGCGACGCCAGCTCGGTCGGGAGCTGCGTCGGCTGCGGGAGCGGCTGGCCCGGGTCCCGCAGACCACGGCGGCCCGCGAGCTGGACTGGTCGGCGACCAAGCTGTTGCGGATGGAGCGGGGCGAGGTGCCGATCCGCGCCGAGGACGTGGTGCTGCTCTGCGAGCTGTACGGCGCGGACCTGCCGACCATCGAGGCGCTGACCGCGCTGGCCCCGAAGACCAAGGAGAAGGGCTGGTGGCACGACTACGCCAGCATCCCGTCCTGGTTCGAGCTGTTCATCGGCCTGGAGGAGGCCGCCTCCCACCTCCGCGAGTACCACACGGGCGTCATCTCCGGCACCCTTCAGACCCGGGAGTACGCGACGGCGGTCTTCGCCCGCAGCCCGCTACGCCTGTCGCCGGAGATCATCGAGCAGCGGGTGGCGGTGCGGCTGCAGCGCGCCCGGCTGCTCACCCGGATGGAGCCGATCCTGCCCCGGTTCGACATCGTGATGGACGAGGCGGTGACCCGTCGCCCGGTCGGCTCCGGGGCGATCATGGCGGCCCAGCTTCGTCGCCTTGCCGAGGCGAGTGAGCTGCCGAACGTCTCGATCCGGCTGATCCCGTTCAGCGCCGGCATCCACGGTGGAACCTTCACCGGCGGCTTCGTCATGCTCGACTTCCCGGCCGAGCTGGAGCCGACCACCGTCTACGTCGAAGGCCTCACCGGCGCCCTCTATCTCGACCGCCCCGACGAGGCCGAGCGCTATACGATGGCTTTCGATGACCTGACCGCCGCCGCGCTGGGCCAGGCCGCGACACGTGACCTCCTCGCCCGGACCGCAAAGGAGTACGAGTCATGA
- a CDS encoding DUF397 domain-containing protein — MIDLSTATWRKSSRSNDQGHCVEVADGLGGVVGVRDSKDPVGPVLVIAPASWSAFIAATKGGTLTA, encoded by the coding sequence ATGATCGACCTCTCCACCGCCACCTGGCGCAAGAGCAGCCGCTCCAACGATCAGGGCCACTGTGTCGAGGTGGCCGACGGGCTCGGCGGCGTGGTCGGCGTACGGGACTCCAAGGACCCGGTCGGCCCGGTGCTGGTGATCGCCCCGGCGAGCTGGTCCGCCTTCATCGCCGCTACCAAGGGCGGCACGCTCACCGCCTGA
- a CDS encoding DUF805 domain-containing protein: MNFTAAVRSVLTQYVGFSGRARRSEYWWFFLFSFLVSIVTSVLDTALGTNFEDSTNGVIGLIVSLALLLPSLAVAVRRLHDTDRSGWWILIGLIPIIGWIVLLVFYVQNGTAGPNRFGPDPKDVAGFGPAV, translated from the coding sequence ATGAACTTCACCGCCGCAGTTCGCTCTGTGCTCACCCAGTACGTCGGGTTCAGCGGGCGGGCCCGCCGCTCCGAGTACTGGTGGTTCTTCCTCTTCTCCTTCCTCGTCAGCATCGTGACCTCGGTCCTGGACACCGCCCTGGGCACCAACTTCGAGGACTCCACCAACGGCGTCATCGGCCTGATCGTCAGCCTGGCGCTGTTGCTGCCGTCGTTGGCGGTCGCCGTACGCCGGCTGCACGACACCGACCGGTCCGGCTGGTGGATCCTGATCGGGCTGATCCCGATCATCGGCTGGATCGTCCTGCTGGTGTTCTACGTGCAGAACGGCACGGCCGGCCCGAACCGCTTCGGCCCCGACCCCAAGGACGTCGCCGGGTTCGGCCCAGCCGTCTGA
- a CDS encoding type II toxin-antitoxin system Phd/YefM family antitoxin yields the protein METIPISEAKARIAELADRVAREHDHFTITRNGRADVMLISVAEYESMRETLDLISDGDALADLRQSREDFAAGDTFAMDEVLGELKRRS from the coding sequence ATGGAGACCATTCCGATCTCGGAAGCCAAAGCCCGGATCGCCGAACTCGCCGACAGGGTCGCCCGGGAACACGACCACTTCACCATCACCCGCAACGGCCGCGCCGACGTCATGCTGATCTCGGTAGCCGAGTACGAGTCGATGCGGGAAACACTCGACCTGATCTCCGATGGCGACGCCCTCGCGGATCTCCGCCAGTCCCGGGAGGACTTCGCAGCGGGCGACACGTTCGCAATGGACGAGGTCCTCGGTGAGTTGAAGCGCCGTTCGTAG